One Neovison vison isolate M4711 chromosome 2, ASM_NN_V1, whole genome shotgun sequence genomic window carries:
- the MARCKSL1 gene encoding MARCKS-related protein has translation MGSQSSKAPRGDVTAEEAAGASPAKANGQENGHVKSNGDLSPKGEGESPPVNGTEEAAGATGDAIEPAPPSQGAEVKGDAPAKETPKKKKKFSFKKPFKLSGLSFKRNRKEGGGDSSASSPTEEEQEQGEIGACGEEGTAQEGKAVATPESQEPQAKGAEASAASKGGDTEEEAGPQAAEPSTPSGPESGPTPACEQKE, from the exons ATGGGCAGTCAGAGCTCCAAGGCTCCCCGGGGCGACGTGACCGCCGAGGAGGCAGCAGGCGCTTCCCCTGCTAAGGCCAACGGACAG GAGAATGGCCACGTGAAAAGCAATGGAGACTTATCCCCCAAGGGTGAAGGGGAGTCGCCCCCCGTGAACGGAACAGAGGAGGCAGCCGGGGCCACTGGCGATGCCATCGAGCCAGCACCTCCTAGCCAGGGCGCTGAGGTCAAGGGGGATGCCCCCGCCAAGGAGACccccaagaagaagaagaaattctctTTCAAGAAGCCTTTCAAATTGAGTGGTCTGTCCTTCAAGAGAAATCggaaggagggtgggggtgaTTCGTCTGCCTCCTCACCCACCgaggaagagcaggagcagggggagatcGGTGCCTGCGGCGAGGAAGGCACAGCCCAGGAAGGGAAGGCTGTTGCCACCCCTGAaagccaggagccccaggccaAGGGGGCAGAGGCTAGTGCTGCCTCCAAGGGAGGAGACACAGAAGAAGAGGCAGGGCCCCAGGCTGCAGAGCCATCCACCCCCTCGGGGCCGGAGAGTGGCCCTACACCTGCCTGCGAGCAGAAGGAGTag